In a genomic window of Deinococcus ruber:
- a CDS encoding O-antigen ligase family protein: MGRPAALRPALIGYALVALTAVVTTLLLTTGQPFSTRLVHPYYTSVSLGLAGAFGLLIAATWRGGPLWWRVTGGTLCLMMFLWSASRGPLIALIAGLAAALLVSAGRRWWAVLLGVLALGILVLTLQQAGPNSVIGRFKDSTLNGRGIYWADALAAARTHPWGGVGPYQLGPYLTTQYGPDSCQLWLPSRVYHLPACPPLLNRIRGAWLIAHNTAFHLLGETGIIGLSGWLALMGAAALAAWRSRDPLINALTWATAAIGLVDTPTFVPNFGHAELYWLASGIGIALSTQQQGVDDGESVGFTVMPPWQLAPAAPLIACLLLGYFTLPLWLESLQPSATNRPVLQALTLPTRLTAGENVTVFLKADVPQGQFMLYGLACLANGPCRNVVQTAIKASLSGWTRLTLKGLPPGHYRLRLQLSDTYHGTQLRVERPVAKLVRVIDVE, from the coding sequence ATGGGGCGCCCTGCAGCACTGCGGCCTGCCCTGATCGGGTATGCCCTGGTGGCGCTGACCGCCGTGGTGACCACGCTGCTGCTGACCACGGGTCAGCCCTTCAGTACCCGCCTCGTTCATCCGTACTACACCAGTGTCAGTCTGGGCCTGGCTGGGGCCTTCGGCCTGCTGATCGCTGCCACCTGGCGGGGCGGGCCGCTGTGGTGGCGTGTGACCGGCGGGACTCTATGCCTGATGATGTTCCTGTGGAGTGCCAGCCGCGGGCCGCTGATTGCCCTGATCGCGGGTCTGGCAGCGGCCCTGCTGGTCAGTGCAGGTCGGCGCTGGTGGGCGGTCCTGCTGGGAGTGCTGGCGCTGGGAATCCTGGTGTTGACCCTGCAACAGGCAGGACCGAACAGCGTTATCGGACGCTTCAAAGACAGCACTCTGAATGGCAGAGGCATCTACTGGGCCGACGCACTCGCTGCGGCCCGGACACATCCATGGGGCGGTGTGGGACCGTATCAACTTGGCCCTTATCTCACGACGCAGTACGGTCCGGACAGCTGCCAGCTGTGGCTACCGAGCCGGGTGTACCATCTGCCAGCCTGTCCACCGCTGCTCAACAGGATTCGCGGCGCGTGGTTGATCGCCCACAACACGGCCTTTCATCTGCTGGGCGAAACGGGCATCATCGGTCTGAGCGGCTGGTTGGCACTGATGGGAGCAGCAGCGCTGGCAGCGTGGCGGTCACGCGATCCGCTGATCAATGCCCTGACCTGGGCGACTGCGGCGATAGGGCTGGTGGACACGCCGACCTTCGTGCCGAACTTCGGTCATGCCGAGCTGTACTGGCTGGCCAGTGGGATTGGCATTGCCCTCAGCACCCAGCAGCAGGGAGTGGATGATGGTGAAAGTGTGGGTTTTACCGTGATGCCGCCCTGGCAGCTGGCGCCTGCTGCGCCGCTAATCGCCTGCCTGCTGCTTGGATACTTTACACTTCCGCTGTGGCTAGAAAGCCTGCAGCCTAGTGCCACGAATAGGCCTGTGCTGCAGGCGTTGACCCTGCCGACTCGACTCACGGCTGGCGAGAACGTGACAGTCTTTCTGAAAGCCGACGTTCCTCAAGGTCAATTTATGTTGTACGGTTTGGCCTGCCTGGCCAATGGACCCTGCCGAAATGTTGTTCAAACTGCGATAAAGGCCTCCCTCTCGGGTTGGACTCGTCTGACCCTGAAGGGGTTGCCACCAGGTCACTACCGTCTGCGCCTTCAATTGTCTGATACTTATCATGGGACGCAGTTACGTGTCGAACGACCCGTAGCCAAATTGGTCCGGGTGATCGACGTTGAGTAG
- a CDS encoding O-antigen ligase family protein, with translation MGVVLMVSIYGWFTSLFPKHFSSGSIYWNIFLHLSFLVTSIVAFQKWSIDSPIISSSITALNLAITALALIISARSITFKANIYNNLLLLSFTIFYLFNMISIPFSTKPFYPVSLFYGIDVILTLFALSKLEININKILNISKNVLLYISILSILTAFLYPPLSIEPYDSGLIGLTTRMHGLTSHANTLGALMALLVIYIVYTFSLKWKDIFSLVFALTVLLWSQSKTSWLALLIGISVLLLYRISNIKNRAARYASLLTILTVLILSVSAIRFSADDIKIDETFTGRSVVWEQSLQEYKKNNLGGYGPELWSENYANDQGLPWATQAHNQWYQTLGSSGNIGMIGLLVYTLTLTFMAVSCAKNTRGLSLAVVSIMLSRSFTESSFQISSLDISNVAFQVSACLIIMNSRRSSLILSGIRLKMLQNNKKAWPPESIK, from the coding sequence GTGGGAGTCGTTTTAATGGTATCTATATACGGCTGGTTTACCAGCCTATTTCCAAAGCACTTTAGTTCTGGATCTATTTATTGGAATATATTTCTCCATCTTTCATTCCTTGTAACATCTATTGTCGCGTTTCAAAAGTGGTCAATAGATTCCCCAATAATCAGCAGCTCTATTACTGCACTTAATTTAGCTATTACTGCACTCGCTCTTATAATTAGTGCAAGAAGTATAACTTTTAAAGCGAACATATATAATAATCTGCTGCTTCTCAGTTTTACAATTTTCTACCTATTTAATATGATTTCTATACCATTTTCTACAAAACCATTTTATCCTGTGAGTTTATTTTATGGCATAGATGTCATACTGACTCTCTTCGCATTATCAAAACTAGAAATTAATATAAATAAAATATTAAATATCTCAAAAAATGTACTTTTGTATATTTCAATTTTAAGTATACTTACGGCTTTCCTGTATCCTCCACTATCTATAGAACCATATGACTCAGGCTTAATTGGCTTGACAACTAGGATGCACGGCTTAACATCCCACGCCAATACCTTGGGAGCTTTGATGGCTCTACTTGTAATTTATATCGTTTATACCTTCAGTTTAAAGTGGAAAGATATTTTCTCATTAGTTTTTGCTCTCACAGTGTTATTATGGTCACAATCTAAAACTTCTTGGTTGGCGCTTCTGATAGGCATATCCGTACTTTTGCTCTATAGAATAAGTAATATCAAAAATAGAGCAGCAAGATATGCTAGCTTACTAACAATACTAACTGTGTTAATCTTATCTGTATCGGCAATTCGCTTCTCCGCAGATGACATAAAAATAGACGAGACATTTACAGGACGCTCGGTGGTATGGGAACAGAGTTTACAAGAATACAAGAAAAATAATTTAGGGGGTTATGGACCTGAACTGTGGTCAGAGAATTACGCTAACGATCAGGGCTTACCTTGGGCTACACAGGCACATAATCAGTGGTACCAGACTCTTGGATCCTCAGGCAACATTGGAATGATTGGGTTGTTGGTTTACACACTCACTTTAACTTTTATGGCAGTCAGCTGTGCAAAAAACACGCGCGGTTTATCTCTAGCAGTAGTCAGCATTATGCTATCTAGATCTTTTACAGAGTCTTCTTTCCAAATATCTAGCTTAGATATATCCAACGTAGCCTTTCAGGTTTCCGCCTGCCTTATTATAATGAACTCGCGAAGAAGTAGTTTAATTTTATCGGGGATACGGTTAAAAATGTTACAAAATAATAAAAAAGCTTGGCCTCCAGAATCAATTAAATAA
- a CDS encoding transposase — protein sequence MLLVLPAKRIAGLLGDREFIGRKWFKFLNKVKVAPCIRLKANTKVGGMLVWALFKGIPTGEVRWWYRPLMVYGVPLRVCAVRDEHGHLLYMATLEHGRNALERSSKRWTIESLFKHWKGSAFDLEATHLTHPERLGTLLTLMTLTSVWAWQVGQAEHERAPMQVLAHGRLALSIVRHGLNTVKAALVNVLWNPSETVFIRDFLACASKLSPT from the coding sequence GTGTTGCTGGTCTTGCCGGCCAAGCGGATCGCCGGTCTCCTGGGAGACCGCGAATTCATTGGGAGAAAATGGTTCAAGTTCCTCAACAAGGTGAAGGTCGCGCCCTGTATCCGCCTCAAGGCCAACACCAAGGTGGGCGGCATGCTTGTCTGGGCACTCTTCAAGGGCATTCCGACAGGTGAGGTTCGCTGGTGGTATCGACCCCTGATGGTCTACGGCGTGCCGCTGCGCGTGTGTGCCGTACGTGACGAGCACGGCCATCTGCTGTACATGGCGACACTGGAGCACGGCCGGAACGCGCTTGAACGCTCTTCCAAAAGATGGACCATTGAATCGCTGTTCAAGCACTGGAAAGGCTCTGCCTTTGATCTGGAAGCCACGCATCTGACCCACCCTGAACGGTTAGGGACGCTCCTGACGCTGATGACACTGACCTCCGTCTGGGCGTGGCAGGTCGGACAGGCAGAACACGAACGAGCACCCATGCAGGTGCTCGCCCATGGCCGTCTGGCCCTCTCCATCGTGCGCCACGGGTTGAATACTGTGAAGGCAGCACTGGTCAATGTGTTGTGGAATCCGTCTGAGACGGTATTCATCCGCGACTTCCTAGCCTGTGCCAGCAAACTGTCCCCTACTTAA
- a CDS encoding exopolysaccharide biosynthesis polyprenyl glycosylphosphotransferase: MLGSAVSWAVVGIVINLLTTHWHLGQMSTMRWELFLLFYLALLYGVGMLPGWGLGIVTELRYSVLIMGLLVAAIELAQMMERHPLQATLPGVLLLLLGLPAQLLARSTVKSLLLKTGQWGVPVVVYGAGKTGERMIRALQAEQGLGYHPIALFDDNASLHGTHLVGIPVVGYTHDGTYDAPVAILAMPGAAAGTHAALLDGPLSVYRTVILIPDLFGVQTLWARTRDLGGVLGVQVSHHLADPFTRRVKRGLSLLLTCVTLPLWGGLCAVIALLIWLEDHHAPLFFQERIGLAGHHFRTWKFRTMVPDAERVLETHLARDPVLQAEWQANFKLRRDPRITRIGRVLRKTSLDELPQLINVLRGDMALVGPRPLPPYHHHRLPLAVQQIRHEVRPGMTGLWQVSGRSDAGDEGMVLLDPYYVRNWSVWLDAVILLRTFRAVLKSAGAY; encoded by the coding sequence ATGTTGGGAAGTGCCGTTAGCTGGGCAGTCGTCGGTATCGTGATCAACCTGCTGACCACCCACTGGCACCTGGGACAGATGTCGACGATGCGCTGGGAGCTCTTCCTGCTATTTTACCTTGCCCTGCTGTATGGCGTGGGGATGTTGCCCGGGTGGGGACTGGGCATCGTGACTGAACTGCGATACAGCGTGCTGATCATGGGACTGCTGGTCGCCGCGATCGAATTAGCCCAGATGATGGAAAGGCACCCACTGCAGGCGACCCTGCCCGGCGTGCTGCTCTTGCTGCTGGGGCTGCCGGCGCAGTTGCTGGCCCGCAGCACCGTCAAGAGCCTGCTGCTGAAGACAGGACAGTGGGGCGTGCCAGTGGTGGTATACGGCGCGGGGAAAACGGGTGAGCGTATGATCCGTGCGCTGCAAGCCGAGCAGGGCCTCGGGTACCATCCTATCGCTCTGTTCGATGACAACGCTTCCCTCCACGGCACCCACCTGGTCGGCATTCCAGTCGTCGGGTATACCCACGACGGGACCTACGACGCTCCGGTGGCCATCCTGGCCATGCCGGGCGCCGCCGCCGGAACACATGCCGCGCTGCTAGACGGTCCGCTCTCGGTGTACCGCACCGTCATCCTGATTCCTGATCTGTTCGGTGTACAGACCCTATGGGCACGCACCCGCGACCTGGGTGGCGTACTCGGCGTGCAGGTGTCGCACCACCTGGCCGATCCATTTACCCGGCGCGTCAAACGTGGCCTGAGCCTGCTGCTGACCTGCGTGACACTACCGTTGTGGGGCGGGCTGTGCGCGGTGATTGCGCTCCTGATTTGGCTGGAAGACCATCACGCTCCCCTGTTCTTTCAGGAGCGGATAGGACTGGCAGGTCATCACTTCCGCACCTGGAAGTTCCGCACGATGGTGCCAGATGCGGAACGGGTACTGGAAACCCATCTCGCCCGCGATCCTGTCCTGCAAGCGGAGTGGCAGGCCAACTTCAAATTGCGGCGCGACCCCCGGATCACCCGCATTGGAAGAGTGCTGCGCAAAACCAGTCTGGACGAACTGCCTCAGCTGATCAACGTCCTGCGCGGCGACATGGCTCTGGTCGGCCCTCGACCTCTGCCACCGTACCATCATCACCGGTTGCCGCTGGCAGTCCAGCAGATTCGCCATGAAGTGCGGCCGGGCATGACCGGCCTGTGGCAGGTGTCAGGTCGTTCCGATGCCGGCGACGAGGGGATGGTACTCCTCGATCCTTACTACGTCCGCAACTGGTCCGTGTGGCTTGACGCTGTGATTCTGCTGAGAACCTTCCGAGCAGTCTTGAAAAGCGCCGGCGCTTATTAA
- a CDS encoding transposase: protein MQLLAVGALLSPGKRTVTAALRVLGLADDPRFDTFHRLLNRARWSSLQASRVLLGLLLTAFMLSGPLVLGLDDTVERRTGVKISAKDLPRPRQIQSRALCESQWSALAESDAADAHPLGPSRLGVSVPDSVGAVTALQRSARSPTQNLDRLGSSDAARGASVVSIDTCINRRRLACGESAG from the coding sequence GTGCAACTTCTGGCAGTCGGAGCGCTGCTCTCTCCTGGAAAACGGACCGTGACAGCGGCGTTGCGCGTGCTTGGGTTGGCGGACGATCCAAGGTTTGATACGTTCCACCGCCTGTTAAACCGTGCGCGTTGGTCCAGTCTGCAAGCTAGTCGAGTCCTGCTTGGTCTGCTCCTGACGGCTTTTATGCTTTCAGGACCGCTGGTTCTCGGCCTGGACGACACCGTAGAGCGACGCACCGGCGTGAAGATCAGCGCCAAAGATCTACCGCGACCCCGTCAGATCCAGTCACGGGCACTTTGTGAAAGCCAGTGGTCTGCGTTGGCTGAGTCTGATGCTGCTGACGCCCATCCCCTGGGCCCATCGCGTCTGGGCGTGTCCGTTCCTGACAGCGTTGGTGCCGTCACAGCGCTCCAACGAAGCGCGCGGTCACCGACACAAAACCTTGACCGATTGGGCTCGTCAGATGCTGCGCGTGGTGCATCGGTGGTGTCTATTGATACCTGCATAAATCGGAGGCGCCTCGCATGCGGAGAGTCAGCAGGGTGA
- a CDS encoding glycosyltransferase family 4 protein: MKIAEDVDLRISVAGKESNRQWDSLEKQLVSKGISVRLAWGLTLTRKISDAEGVQDLRYTHISPGYFWNLLTDHPDAIITNELGIRTVIAIIYSKITGCPVWVWWGGTLHTERNRSKFKQLFRNILISQISHWISYGKTSTDYLLSIKVSRDQILQIQNSVDEQLYTQVNHLPTKTTDMPRLLYVGQMIGRKGVKALLKSASRLQNTGYIFSLTLVGGGPQLTELKSLAHTLKLENVYFLPPQTVEQMPNIYHNADVLIFPTLEDVWGLVVNESLWSGVPVLSSIYAGCTSEIVPEKNRFDPQNETDIDNAIQRAIMGKLSPADTNPLLTTSQVANMIVNDIKRELRS; the protein is encoded by the coding sequence ATGAAAATAGCTGAAGATGTAGACCTGCGCATATCAGTCGCAGGGAAAGAGAGCAACCGACAATGGGATTCACTAGAGAAACAGTTAGTGTCTAAAGGCATATCAGTTCGTTTGGCGTGGGGATTGACATTAACTCGAAAGATTTCCGATGCTGAGGGCGTACAGGATCTTCGTTACACTCATATAAGTCCAGGATATTTTTGGAATCTTTTGACTGACCACCCAGACGCTATTATCACCAATGAGCTAGGGATAAGAACCGTAATAGCTATTATATACAGCAAGATTACAGGCTGTCCCGTATGGGTATGGTGGGGAGGAACACTCCACACGGAACGTAATCGAAGCAAGTTTAAGCAACTTTTTCGCAATATCCTTATTTCTCAGATTTCACACTGGATTAGTTATGGCAAAACGTCAACTGATTATCTACTATCTATAAAAGTTAGCAGAGATCAAATATTACAAATTCAGAACAGTGTTGATGAGCAGCTCTATACTCAAGTTAACCATCTGCCGACTAAAACTACTGATATGCCTCGTTTACTTTATGTAGGTCAGATGATAGGGAGAAAAGGCGTGAAGGCGTTGCTAAAGTCCGCCTCTCGGCTACAGAATACAGGATATATATTTTCTCTTACACTAGTTGGTGGCGGTCCACAACTAACAGAATTAAAGTCTCTTGCTCATACATTAAAGCTAGAGAATGTGTATTTTTTGCCCCCGCAGACCGTAGAACAAATGCCAAATATATATCATAACGCTGATGTCTTAATTTTCCCAACATTAGAAGACGTATGGGGGCTTGTAGTAAATGAATCACTATGGTCAGGAGTACCAGTCTTATCATCAATATATGCAGGATGTACTTCAGAAATTGTACCAGAGAAAAACCGATTCGACCCTCAAAATGAGACAGATATTGATAATGCAATCCAGAGAGCGATTATGGGTAAACTAAGTCCTGCGGATACAAATCCCCTCCTAACCACCTCGCAAGTTGCGAATATGATCGTAAACGATATAAAACGAGAGCTAAGATCTTGA
- a CDS encoding carbohydrate-binding domain-containing protein — protein sequence MNDRVKPLVDGRAALATNGLVSLQVCRPGILTITASGTAAQNRWPLMSVSAGDQSLLTVRVSVERLFQVRVPKAALLTITFHDDAYLPNAIPRQDRNLFVRSVRFVATP from the coding sequence ATGAATGACCGGGTGAAGCCACTAGTGGATGGCCGGGCTGCGCTGGCGACCAATGGCTTGGTAAGCTTGCAAGTTTGTCGGCCCGGTATATTGACTATCACGGCAAGCGGCACGGCAGCCCAGAACCGCTGGCCTCTGATGAGCGTTAGTGCGGGAGATCAGTCCCTTCTGACAGTGCGTGTGAGTGTAGAACGGCTGTTCCAGGTGCGGGTGCCCAAAGCAGCTCTGCTGACCATCACTTTTCACGACGATGCCTATCTTCCGAATGCCATTCCCCGGCAGGACCGCAATTTATTTGTGAGGTCCGTGCGATTTGTAGCGACGCCCTAA
- a CDS encoding WecB/TagA/CpsF family glycosyltransferase, translating to MKRTNILGIGVSATNLALSLDFFDNTIAGDYHEYICVTGVHGVMESQTDVKLKQVHNQAGMVTPDGMPLVWLSVLAGNTNVDRVYGPDLMLAVCNHSQERGYKHFFYGGNEGVADILATKLKARYPQLDIVGTYCPPFRKLSPEEDKVVIEKINQSGANIVWVGLSTPKQEMWMADHLNMLEANIMVGVGAAFDFHAGLKKQAPRWIQRSGFEWLYRTLIEPKRLWKRYFYNNPRFIMKIIQQKLGLRKYPL from the coding sequence ATGAAAAGAACCAATATTCTAGGAATTGGCGTTAGCGCCACTAATCTCGCATTGTCACTGGATTTTTTTGACAATACGATAGCGGGAGACTATCATGAATACATCTGTGTTACTGGAGTACATGGTGTCATGGAAAGTCAAACTGACGTAAAATTAAAACAGGTTCACAATCAGGCAGGCATGGTTACTCCAGATGGTATGCCCCTGGTTTGGCTAAGTGTTCTTGCAGGCAATACAAACGTCGATAGAGTATATGGTCCAGACTTAATGTTAGCTGTTTGCAATCACTCCCAAGAAAGGGGCTACAAACATTTCTTTTATGGTGGAAATGAAGGAGTTGCAGATATTTTAGCGACTAAACTCAAAGCCCGTTATCCTCAACTTGATATTGTAGGTACCTATTGTCCTCCTTTTCGTAAGTTGAGTCCAGAAGAAGATAAAGTTGTTATAGAAAAAATTAACCAATCGGGAGCCAATATAGTCTGGGTAGGACTAAGTACTCCTAAGCAAGAAATGTGGATGGCAGACCATCTTAATATGCTTGAGGCAAATATTATGGTTGGAGTAGGGGCTGCCTTTGATTTTCATGCAGGTCTAAAGAAACAAGCCCCTCGTTGGATTCAACGTAGTGGTTTTGAGTGGCTATATCGCACACTCATAGAGCCAAAACGTTTATGGAAACGATACTTTTACAACAATCCCCGATTTATTATGAAAATAATTCAACAAAAGCTTGGGCTACGAAAATATCCTTTATAG
- a CDS encoding glycosyltransferase family 4 protein, translating into MRIAIIHNRYLQLGGEDSVVRSEYQLLKLNHTVELFETSSTSLSSSSLSSAITSIWNENERRRLKRFLQVFKPDVIHVHNTFPYLSPSIYWAAKEQGATIIQTLHNYRLLCVNGLLSRNGQPCEDCIGKLPISGIIHSCYRDSVLASATVTGMLGFHRSIGSFNLVDSFIALTEFAKQKFIDGGIPARKIITKPNFTTDIGIGSGSGNYAIFVGRLSGEKGLITLLKSWNILKGRIPLKIIGDGPLSTELKNKIPDGIEYLGSMSNSDARELMKEAVMLIYPSEVYETFGLVVIEAMACGTPSIVSSVSVASTIVDHKNSGLVFQSGDSISLAEQVNWALDHPQEWHNIRRQARIEYERKYTPSANLKMLECIYKAADTKHSV; encoded by the coding sequence TTGAGAATTGCCATTATTCATAACCGTTATCTTCAACTTGGTGGGGAAGATAGCGTTGTAAGGTCAGAATATCAGCTTCTAAAACTAAATCACACAGTAGAGTTATTTGAAACAAGCAGTACTTCTCTGTCCAGCTCTTCGTTATCGTCTGCTATTACAAGTATCTGGAACGAGAATGAAAGAAGAAGGCTTAAAAGATTTCTACAAGTTTTTAAGCCTGATGTCATCCATGTACATAATACATTTCCTTACCTGTCCCCCAGCATATATTGGGCGGCCAAAGAGCAAGGTGCAACAATAATCCAAACTCTTCACAACTATCGTCTTTTGTGTGTGAATGGCCTCCTATCTAGGAACGGTCAGCCTTGCGAGGACTGTATAGGAAAGCTACCTATATCTGGCATTATTCATTCTTGCTATAGGGATAGTGTTCTCGCTTCGGCAACAGTAACAGGCATGCTTGGATTTCACCGTTCTATAGGTAGTTTCAATCTTGTCGATTCATTTATTGCCCTTACTGAATTCGCTAAACAAAAGTTCATAGATGGCGGAATCCCAGCGAGAAAAATTATTACTAAACCTAATTTTACTACTGATATCGGCATTGGCTCAGGATCAGGTAATTATGCTATTTTCGTAGGTCGACTTAGCGGAGAGAAGGGATTGATAACACTTTTAAAGTCCTGGAATATCCTAAAAGGCCGTATACCTCTTAAAATTATTGGCGATGGTCCACTTTCTACCGAACTGAAAAATAAAATTCCAGATGGAATAGAGTACTTAGGATCCATGAGTAATAGTGATGCTAGAGAATTAATGAAAGAGGCAGTTATGTTAATTTATCCTTCAGAAGTATACGAAACATTTGGCCTAGTAGTAATTGAGGCCATGGCCTGCGGAACACCTAGTATAGTTTCTTCGGTAAGTGTAGCTTCTACTATAGTAGATCACAAAAATAGTGGACTCGTATTTCAATCTGGCGATTCTATATCACTAGCAGAACAGGTGAACTGGGCCCTAGATCATCCACAAGAATGGCATAACATAAGACGTCAAGCGCGAATAGAATATGAAAGAAAATATACGCCGTCTGCTAACCTCAAAATGCTAGAATGTATTTATAAAGCGGCAGATACCAAGCATAGCGTGTAG
- a CDS encoding NAD-dependent epimerase/dehydratase family protein: MKTALVCGAGGFIGNHLVKHLKLEGFWVRGVDLKYPEYAETEADDFVIGDLRDPVVCNAIVDRSFDEVYQLAADMGGAGFVFTGENDADIMHNSALINLNILHQLKENGVGKVFYSSSACMYPEYNQLDPSKPVTAEDSAYPAAPDSEYGWEKLFSERLYFAFNRNYGINVRVARFHNIFGEEGTWTGGREKAPAAMCRKVAESGNDGIIEMWGDGEQTRSFLHVNECLEAMRRFMDNDYIGPINIGSEEMVSINQLAAMVMEIASKPLMIKHISGPTGVKGRNSDNTRIREKLGWAPNMSLRAGLERTYPWIAEQVKVAAVES; encoded by the coding sequence ATGAAAACAGCGTTAGTATGTGGTGCTGGCGGATTTATTGGAAACCATCTAGTTAAGCATCTCAAATTAGAGGGATTTTGGGTAAGGGGTGTTGATCTTAAATACCCTGAGTATGCAGAAACAGAGGCCGATGACTTTGTGATTGGCGATCTTCGCGATCCAGTAGTATGTAACGCTATTGTTGACCGCTCCTTTGATGAAGTATATCAACTCGCGGCAGATATGGGAGGGGCAGGATTCGTTTTTACCGGTGAAAATGATGCTGATATCATGCATAATTCCGCCCTAATCAATCTCAACATTCTCCACCAGCTTAAGGAAAATGGGGTAGGTAAAGTATTTTACTCTTCATCTGCATGCATGTATCCCGAATATAATCAGCTTGATCCCTCTAAACCCGTAACTGCTGAGGATTCAGCGTATCCTGCCGCCCCTGATAGTGAGTATGGATGGGAGAAATTATTTAGTGAGCGTCTATACTTTGCATTCAATCGCAATTATGGTATTAATGTACGCGTCGCACGTTTTCACAACATTTTCGGCGAAGAAGGTACATGGACTGGAGGACGTGAAAAAGCCCCGGCTGCAATGTGTCGTAAAGTGGCAGAATCTGGTAACGACGGCATTATTGAGATGTGGGGAGACGGAGAACAAACACGTTCGTTTCTACATGTAAACGAGTGCCTAGAAGCCATGCGGCGTTTTATGGATAACGATTATATCGGACCTATTAATATTGGATCTGAAGAAATGGTTTCAATCAACCAACTCGCTGCCATGGTTATGGAAATTGCCTCAAAGCCGTTGATGATCAAGCACATCTCTGGGCCTACGGGAGTCAAAGGACGGAATTCTGACAACACCCGTATACGCGAAAAGCTTGGTTGGGCACCTAACATGTCCCTACGTGCCGGACTCGAACGAACCTATCCTTGGATTGCCGAGCAAGTGAAGGTCGCGGCTGTCGAGTCCTGA
- a CDS encoding glycosyltransferase family 2 protein, whose translation MNNMFICICTYKRPEALQRLLASLRNITLINQKNIGILIVDNDPDGSSKNIVEKIDSVIYFIETERGISSARNRCISEAKKLSAEWIIFLDDDEIATETWLESLLYTQLEFNARIVCGPVITNLPSHLSIYRSFMTRSRHANGTKIYYFGAGNLLVNMGVFEEVGGFSLDYSFSGGEDTHFSARCQKMGIDAIWSDNAIIYEPIDLKRANDDWIIKRALNSSIIIGRVEKELFKHKVMRRFIIGSVLIILGILMFPVEVIANRLHMHKTQLTLRKQRNSGLGMVLGTLGIKKAFY comes from the coding sequence ATGAATAATATGTTTATTTGTATTTGTACTTACAAAAGACCTGAAGCTCTTCAGCGCCTATTGGCCAGTCTACGCAATATAACTCTTATTAATCAAAAAAATATAGGTATATTGATAGTTGATAACGATCCGGATGGATCATCAAAAAACATAGTTGAAAAAATAGATAGCGTTATATATTTTATCGAGACAGAAAGGGGAATTTCCAGTGCCAGGAATAGATGTATAAGTGAGGCAAAAAAGCTAAGTGCTGAATGGATAATTTTCCTTGATGACGACGAGATTGCCACAGAGACCTGGCTAGAATCATTGCTATACACGCAATTAGAGTTTAATGCCCGCATCGTTTGTGGACCAGTTATAACCAACCTACCAAGCCATCTATCTATTTACCGTTCGTTTATGACAAGGTCACGACATGCTAATGGCACTAAAATATATTATTTTGGTGCAGGTAATTTGCTCGTCAATATGGGTGTTTTCGAGGAAGTTGGTGGCTTTTCGCTCGACTATTCATTTTCAGGAGGTGAAGATACACACTTTTCTGCAAGGTGCCAAAAAATGGGTATTGATGCTATATGGTCAGATAACGCTATAATATACGAGCCCATAGATCTAAAACGGGCTAACGATGACTGGATTATAAAAAGAGCCTTGAACTCTAGCATAATCATTGGTCGGGTCGAAAAAGAGCTGTTCAAGCATAAAGTGATGAGAAGATTTATAATTGGAAGCGTACTAATTATTCTAGGAATTTTGATGTTTCCAGTTGAAGTCATTGCAAATAGACTTCATATGCATAAAACACAACTCACGTTAAGAAAGCAAAGAAATAGCGGGTTAGGTATGGTTTTAGGTACTCTCGGTATCAAAAAAGCGTTCTATTAA